In Bubalus kerabau isolate K-KA32 ecotype Philippines breed swamp buffalo chromosome 4, PCC_UOA_SB_1v2, whole genome shotgun sequence, one DNA window encodes the following:
- the FHIP2B gene encoding FHF complex subunit HOOK-interacting protein 2B isoform X3 — MLSRLGALLQEAVGAREPSIDLLEAFVEHWKGITNYYIESTDENTPAKKTDIPWRLKQMLDILVYEEKQQAAAGETGPCLEYLLQHKILETLCTLGKAEYPPGMRQQVLQFFSKVLAQVQHPLLHYLNVHRPVQKLLRLGGTVPGSLTEKEEVQFTTVLCSKIQQDPALLTYILEKGRVALKARENLLLLVSVASQAAAAYLVQSSPCCPAIVEYLCQLYQSLPSSLDPADIAALEGISWRLPSAPSDEASFPGKEALAAFLGWFDYCDHLITEAHTVVSDALAKAVAEKLFVEILQPQLLHVSEQSVLMSTALLTVMLRQLRSPALLREAVAFLLGMDQQPAAPEDSPRTLCAHLIRHCDHLSDEISIATLRLFEELLQKPHEHIVRSLILCHLEGRSYVARGSPEPESYEDTLDLEEDPYFTDSFLDSGFQPSVKPPPAPATNPDGKTAVTEIVNSFLCLVPEEAKTSAFLEETGYDTYVHDAYGLFQECSSRVTPWGWPLAPPPLDPHEPERPFFEGPFLQMLFDRMSRILEQPYSLNLQVTSVLSRLALFPHPLIHEYLLDPYTNLAPGCRSLFSVLVRVIGDLMQRIQRVPQFPGKLLLVRRQLMGQVPGEQLDHQTFLQGVVVLEEFCKELAAIAFVKFPPHGPHLHPSKPPEGHV, encoded by the exons ATGCTGAGCCGGCTCGGGGCGCTGCTGCAGGAGGCCGTGGGGGCG CGGGAGCCCAGCATTGACCTGCTGGAGGCCTTCGTGGAACACTGGAAGGGCATCACGAACTACTACATCGAAAGCACAG ATGAAAACACCCCCGCCAAGAAAACAGATATTCCCTGGCGGCTGAAGCAGATGCTGGATATCCTGGTGTAcgaggagaagcagcaggcagcgGCTGGCGAGACGGGGCCCTGCCTGGAGTACCTGCTGCAGCACAAGATCCTGGAGACCCTGTGCACACTGGGCAAGGCCGAG TACCCACCTGGCATGCGGCAGCAGGTGCTCCAGTTCTTCAGCAAGGTTCTGGCCCAAGTGCAACACCCGCTCCTGCATTACCTCAACGTCCACAGACCCGTGCAG AAACTTCTCCGACTTGGTGGGACAGTTCCTGGATCCCTCACAGAAAAGGAGGAGGTGCAGTTCACCACTGTCCTCTGCTCGAAGATCCAGCAGGACCCAGCGCTGCTCACCTACATCCTAGAA AAAGGTCGGGTGGCCCTGAAGGCCCGGGAGAACCTGCTGCTCCTGGTAAGCGTGGCGTCCCAGGCGGCCGCTGCCTACCTGGTACAGAGCAGCCCTTGTTGTCCTGCCATCGTCGAGTACCTCTGCCAGCTGTACCAGTCTCTACCCAGCTCCCTGGACCCTGCAGACATTGCTGCTTTAGAGGGCATCAGCTGGAG GTTACCCAGCGCCCCGTCTGATGAGGCTTCCTTCCCCGGCAAGGAGGCCTTGGCTGCGTTTTTGGGCTGGTTTGACTACTGTGACCACCTCATCACAGAGGCACACACG GTGGTTTCGGATGCCTTGGCAAAGGCTGTGGCTGAGAAGTTATTTGTGGAAATTCTGCAGCCCCAGCTCCTACACGT GTCCGAACAGAGTGTCCTGATGTCCACTGCCCTGCTCACAGTCATGCTGCGCCAGCTCCGCTCCCCGGCGCTGCTGCGGGAGGCTGTGGCCTTCCTCCTGGGCATGGACCAGCAGCCTGCAGCCCCTGAGGACAGCCCCCGCACCCTGTGCGCCCACCTCATCAGGCACTGTGACCACCTCTCTGATGAG ATCAGCATCGCCACACTGCGGCTGTTTGAGGAGCTACTGCAGAAGCCCCATGAGCACATTGTCCGGAGCCTGATCCTGTGCCACCTGGAGGGCCGTTCTTACGTGGCCCGTGGCTCGCCTGAGCCCGAGAGCTATGAGGACACCCT AGATCTAGAGGAAGATCCCTACTTCACTGACAGCTTCCTCGACTCTGGCTTTCAGCCCTCCGTGAAGCCTCCCCCGGCCCCTGCCACCAACCCCGATGGCAAGACAGCGGTGACTGAGATTGTCAACAG TTTCCTCTGCCTCGTTCCTGAGGAAGCCAAGACATCGGCCTTCCTGGAGGAGACGGGATATGACACTTACGTCCACGATGCTTATGGACTG TTCCAGGAATGCAGCTCCCGAGTGACACCCTGGGGCTGGCCactggctcccccacccctggaccCCCATGAACCTGAACGGCCTTTCTTTGAGGGTCCCTTCCTCCAAATGCTGTTTGACCGCATGTCCCGGATTTTAGAACAG CCATACAGCCTGAACCTGCAGGTGACCTCAGTCCTGTCCCGGCTCgccctcttcccccacccccttatCCATGAGTACCTCCTGGATCCCTACACCAACTTGGCCCCTGGCTGCCGAAGCCTGTTCTCTGTGCTCGTCAGG GTGATCGGGGACTTGATGCAGAGAATTCAGAGGGTGCCCCAGTTCCCAGGCAAACTGCTCCTGGTGCGCAGGCAGCTGATGGGCCAAGTCCCTGGGGAGCA GCTGGACCACCAGACCTTCCTCCAGGGCGTGGTCGTCCTGGAGGAATTCTGCAAGGAGCTGGCTGCCATTGCTTTCGTCAAGTTCCCCCCACACGGTCCTCACCTGCACCCCTCCAAACCTCCGGAAGGGCATGTCTGA
- the FHIP2B gene encoding FHF complex subunit HOOK-interacting protein 2B isoform X2, producing MLSRLGALLQEAVGAREPSIDLLEAFVEHWKGITNYYIESTDENTPAKKTDIPWRLKQMLDILVYEEKQQAAAGETGPCLEYLLQHKILETLCTLGKAEYPPGMRQQVLQFFSKVLAQVQHPLLHYLNVHRPVQKLLRLGGTVPGSLTEKEEVQFTTVLCSKIQQDPALLTYILEGKKTIGRKASREATAPLREAASVRDKDRPHIKAPDKGTCGAWASSAQLPAETEEPDGAIGESSLITTLIGLCKSKKGRVALKARENLLLLVSVASQAAAAYLVQSSPCCPAIVEYLCQLYQSLPSSLDPADIAALEGISWRLPSAPSDEASFPGKEALAAFLGWFDYCDHLITEAHTVVSDALAKAVAEKLFVEILQPQLLHVSEQSVLMSTALLTVMLRQLRSPALLREAVAFLLGMDQQPAAPEDSPRTLCAHLIRHCDHLSDEISIATLRLFEELLQKPHEHIVRSLILCHLEGRSYVARGSPEPESYEDTLDLEEDPYFTDSFLDSGFQPSVKPPPAPATNPDGKTAVTEIVNSFLCLVPEEAKTSAFLEETGYDTYVHDAYGLFQECSSRVTPWGWPLAPPPLDPHEPERPFFEGPFLQMLFDRMSRILEQVIGDLMQRIQRVPQFPGKLLLVRRQLMGQVPGEQLDHQTFLQGVVVLEEFCKELAAIAFVKFPPHGPHLHPSKPPEGHV from the exons ATGCTGAGCCGGCTCGGGGCGCTGCTGCAGGAGGCCGTGGGGGCG CGGGAGCCCAGCATTGACCTGCTGGAGGCCTTCGTGGAACACTGGAAGGGCATCACGAACTACTACATCGAAAGCACAG ATGAAAACACCCCCGCCAAGAAAACAGATATTCCCTGGCGGCTGAAGCAGATGCTGGATATCCTGGTGTAcgaggagaagcagcaggcagcgGCTGGCGAGACGGGGCCCTGCCTGGAGTACCTGCTGCAGCACAAGATCCTGGAGACCCTGTGCACACTGGGCAAGGCCGAG TACCCACCTGGCATGCGGCAGCAGGTGCTCCAGTTCTTCAGCAAGGTTCTGGCCCAAGTGCAACACCCGCTCCTGCATTACCTCAACGTCCACAGACCCGTGCAG AAACTTCTCCGACTTGGTGGGACAGTTCCTGGATCCCTCACAGAAAAGGAGGAGGTGCAGTTCACCACTGTCCTCTGCTCGAAGATCCAGCAGGACCCAGCGCTGCTCACCTACATCCTAGAA GGTAAAAAGACTATTGGTAGGAAGGCATCCAGAGAAGCCACCGCCCCTCTGAGAGAGGCAGCCAGTGTCAGGGACAAGGACCGCCCGCACATCAAGGCTCCCGACAAGGGTACCTGCGGGGCCTGGGCCTCAAGCGCCCAGCTGCCTGCTGAGACCGAGGAGCCAGATGGAGCGATTGGGGAGAGCAGCCTCATTACCACCCTGATTGGCTTGTGCAAGAGCAAG AAAGGTCGGGTGGCCCTGAAGGCCCGGGAGAACCTGCTGCTCCTGGTAAGCGTGGCGTCCCAGGCGGCCGCTGCCTACCTGGTACAGAGCAGCCCTTGTTGTCCTGCCATCGTCGAGTACCTCTGCCAGCTGTACCAGTCTCTACCCAGCTCCCTGGACCCTGCAGACATTGCTGCTTTAGAGGGCATCAGCTGGAG GTTACCCAGCGCCCCGTCTGATGAGGCTTCCTTCCCCGGCAAGGAGGCCTTGGCTGCGTTTTTGGGCTGGTTTGACTACTGTGACCACCTCATCACAGAGGCACACACG GTGGTTTCGGATGCCTTGGCAAAGGCTGTGGCTGAGAAGTTATTTGTGGAAATTCTGCAGCCCCAGCTCCTACACGT GTCCGAACAGAGTGTCCTGATGTCCACTGCCCTGCTCACAGTCATGCTGCGCCAGCTCCGCTCCCCGGCGCTGCTGCGGGAGGCTGTGGCCTTCCTCCTGGGCATGGACCAGCAGCCTGCAGCCCCTGAGGACAGCCCCCGCACCCTGTGCGCCCACCTCATCAGGCACTGTGACCACCTCTCTGATGAG ATCAGCATCGCCACACTGCGGCTGTTTGAGGAGCTACTGCAGAAGCCCCATGAGCACATTGTCCGGAGCCTGATCCTGTGCCACCTGGAGGGCCGTTCTTACGTGGCCCGTGGCTCGCCTGAGCCCGAGAGCTATGAGGACACCCT AGATCTAGAGGAAGATCCCTACTTCACTGACAGCTTCCTCGACTCTGGCTTTCAGCCCTCCGTGAAGCCTCCCCCGGCCCCTGCCACCAACCCCGATGGCAAGACAGCGGTGACTGAGATTGTCAACAG TTTCCTCTGCCTCGTTCCTGAGGAAGCCAAGACATCGGCCTTCCTGGAGGAGACGGGATATGACACTTACGTCCACGATGCTTATGGACTG TTCCAGGAATGCAGCTCCCGAGTGACACCCTGGGGCTGGCCactggctcccccacccctggaccCCCATGAACCTGAACGGCCTTTCTTTGAGGGTCCCTTCCTCCAAATGCTGTTTGACCGCATGTCCCGGATTTTAGAACAG GTGATCGGGGACTTGATGCAGAGAATTCAGAGGGTGCCCCAGTTCCCAGGCAAACTGCTCCTGGTGCGCAGGCAGCTGATGGGCCAAGTCCCTGGGGAGCA GCTGGACCACCAGACCTTCCTCCAGGGCGTGGTCGTCCTGGAGGAATTCTGCAAGGAGCTGGCTGCCATTGCTTTCGTCAAGTTCCCCCCACACGGTCCTCACCTGCACCCCTCCAAACCTCCGGAAGGGCATGTCTGA
- the FHIP2B gene encoding FHF complex subunit HOOK-interacting protein 2B isoform X1 yields the protein MLSRLGALLQEAVGAREPSIDLLEAFVEHWKGITNYYIESTDENTPAKKTDIPWRLKQMLDILVYEEKQQAAAGETGPCLEYLLQHKILETLCTLGKAEYPPGMRQQVLQFFSKVLAQVQHPLLHYLNVHRPVQKLLRLGGTVPGSLTEKEEVQFTTVLCSKIQQDPALLTYILEGKKTIGRKASREATAPLREAASVRDKDRPHIKAPDKGTCGAWASSAQLPAETEEPDGAIGESSLITTLIGLCKSKKGRVALKARENLLLLVSVASQAAAAYLVQSSPCCPAIVEYLCQLYQSLPSSLDPADIAALEGISWRLPSAPSDEASFPGKEALAAFLGWFDYCDHLITEAHTVVSDALAKAVAEKLFVEILQPQLLHVSEQSVLMSTALLTVMLRQLRSPALLREAVAFLLGMDQQPAAPEDSPRTLCAHLIRHCDHLSDEISIATLRLFEELLQKPHEHIVRSLILCHLEGRSYVARGSPEPESYEDTLDLEEDPYFTDSFLDSGFQPSVKPPPAPATNPDGKTAVTEIVNSFLCLVPEEAKTSAFLEETGYDTYVHDAYGLFQECSSRVTPWGWPLAPPPLDPHEPERPFFEGPFLQMLFDRMSRILEQPYSLNLQVTSVLSRLALFPHPLIHEYLLDPYTNLAPGCRSLFSVLVRVIGDLMQRIQRVPQFPGKLLLVRRQLMGQVPGEQLDHQTFLQGVVVLEEFCKELAAIAFVKFPPHGPHLHPSKPPEGHV from the exons ATGCTGAGCCGGCTCGGGGCGCTGCTGCAGGAGGCCGTGGGGGCG CGGGAGCCCAGCATTGACCTGCTGGAGGCCTTCGTGGAACACTGGAAGGGCATCACGAACTACTACATCGAAAGCACAG ATGAAAACACCCCCGCCAAGAAAACAGATATTCCCTGGCGGCTGAAGCAGATGCTGGATATCCTGGTGTAcgaggagaagcagcaggcagcgGCTGGCGAGACGGGGCCCTGCCTGGAGTACCTGCTGCAGCACAAGATCCTGGAGACCCTGTGCACACTGGGCAAGGCCGAG TACCCACCTGGCATGCGGCAGCAGGTGCTCCAGTTCTTCAGCAAGGTTCTGGCCCAAGTGCAACACCCGCTCCTGCATTACCTCAACGTCCACAGACCCGTGCAG AAACTTCTCCGACTTGGTGGGACAGTTCCTGGATCCCTCACAGAAAAGGAGGAGGTGCAGTTCACCACTGTCCTCTGCTCGAAGATCCAGCAGGACCCAGCGCTGCTCACCTACATCCTAGAA GGTAAAAAGACTATTGGTAGGAAGGCATCCAGAGAAGCCACCGCCCCTCTGAGAGAGGCAGCCAGTGTCAGGGACAAGGACCGCCCGCACATCAAGGCTCCCGACAAGGGTACCTGCGGGGCCTGGGCCTCAAGCGCCCAGCTGCCTGCTGAGACCGAGGAGCCAGATGGAGCGATTGGGGAGAGCAGCCTCATTACCACCCTGATTGGCTTGTGCAAGAGCAAG AAAGGTCGGGTGGCCCTGAAGGCCCGGGAGAACCTGCTGCTCCTGGTAAGCGTGGCGTCCCAGGCGGCCGCTGCCTACCTGGTACAGAGCAGCCCTTGTTGTCCTGCCATCGTCGAGTACCTCTGCCAGCTGTACCAGTCTCTACCCAGCTCCCTGGACCCTGCAGACATTGCTGCTTTAGAGGGCATCAGCTGGAG GTTACCCAGCGCCCCGTCTGATGAGGCTTCCTTCCCCGGCAAGGAGGCCTTGGCTGCGTTTTTGGGCTGGTTTGACTACTGTGACCACCTCATCACAGAGGCACACACG GTGGTTTCGGATGCCTTGGCAAAGGCTGTGGCTGAGAAGTTATTTGTGGAAATTCTGCAGCCCCAGCTCCTACACGT GTCCGAACAGAGTGTCCTGATGTCCACTGCCCTGCTCACAGTCATGCTGCGCCAGCTCCGCTCCCCGGCGCTGCTGCGGGAGGCTGTGGCCTTCCTCCTGGGCATGGACCAGCAGCCTGCAGCCCCTGAGGACAGCCCCCGCACCCTGTGCGCCCACCTCATCAGGCACTGTGACCACCTCTCTGATGAG ATCAGCATCGCCACACTGCGGCTGTTTGAGGAGCTACTGCAGAAGCCCCATGAGCACATTGTCCGGAGCCTGATCCTGTGCCACCTGGAGGGCCGTTCTTACGTGGCCCGTGGCTCGCCTGAGCCCGAGAGCTATGAGGACACCCT AGATCTAGAGGAAGATCCCTACTTCACTGACAGCTTCCTCGACTCTGGCTTTCAGCCCTCCGTGAAGCCTCCCCCGGCCCCTGCCACCAACCCCGATGGCAAGACAGCGGTGACTGAGATTGTCAACAG TTTCCTCTGCCTCGTTCCTGAGGAAGCCAAGACATCGGCCTTCCTGGAGGAGACGGGATATGACACTTACGTCCACGATGCTTATGGACTG TTCCAGGAATGCAGCTCCCGAGTGACACCCTGGGGCTGGCCactggctcccccacccctggaccCCCATGAACCTGAACGGCCTTTCTTTGAGGGTCCCTTCCTCCAAATGCTGTTTGACCGCATGTCCCGGATTTTAGAACAG CCATACAGCCTGAACCTGCAGGTGACCTCAGTCCTGTCCCGGCTCgccctcttcccccacccccttatCCATGAGTACCTCCTGGATCCCTACACCAACTTGGCCCCTGGCTGCCGAAGCCTGTTCTCTGTGCTCGTCAGG GTGATCGGGGACTTGATGCAGAGAATTCAGAGGGTGCCCCAGTTCCCAGGCAAACTGCTCCTGGTGCGCAGGCAGCTGATGGGCCAAGTCCCTGGGGAGCA GCTGGACCACCAGACCTTCCTCCAGGGCGTGGTCGTCCTGGAGGAATTCTGCAAGGAGCTGGCTGCCATTGCTTTCGTCAAGTTCCCCCCACACGGTCCTCACCTGCACCCCTCCAAACCTCCGGAAGGGCATGTCTGA
- the FHIP2B gene encoding FHF complex subunit HOOK-interacting protein 2B isoform X4 gives MLDILVYEEKQQAAAGETGPCLEYLLQHKILETLCTLGKAEYPPGMRQQVLQFFSKVLAQVQHPLLHYLNVHRPVQKLLRLGGTVPGSLTEKEEVQFTTVLCSKIQQDPALLTYILEGKKTIGRKASREATAPLREAASVRDKDRPHIKAPDKGTCGAWASSAQLPAETEEPDGAIGESSLITTLIGLCKSKKGRVALKARENLLLLVSVASQAAAAYLVQSSPCCPAIVEYLCQLYQSLPSSLDPADIAALEGISWRLPSAPSDEASFPGKEALAAFLGWFDYCDHLITEAHTVVSDALAKAVAEKLFVEILQPQLLHVSEQSVLMSTALLTVMLRQLRSPALLREAVAFLLGMDQQPAAPEDSPRTLCAHLIRHCDHLSDEISIATLRLFEELLQKPHEHIVRSLILCHLEGRSYVARGSPEPESYEDTLDLEEDPYFTDSFLDSGFQPSVKPPPAPATNPDGKTAVTEIVNSFLCLVPEEAKTSAFLEETGYDTYVHDAYGLFQECSSRVTPWGWPLAPPPLDPHEPERPFFEGPFLQMLFDRMSRILEQPYSLNLQVTSVLSRLALFPHPLIHEYLLDPYTNLAPGCRSLFSVLVRVIGDLMQRIQRVPQFPGKLLLVRRQLMGQVPGEQLDHQTFLQGVVVLEEFCKELAAIAFVKFPPHGPHLHPSKPPEGHV, from the exons ATGCTGGATATCCTGGTGTAcgaggagaagcagcaggcagcgGCTGGCGAGACGGGGCCCTGCCTGGAGTACCTGCTGCAGCACAAGATCCTGGAGACCCTGTGCACACTGGGCAAGGCCGAG TACCCACCTGGCATGCGGCAGCAGGTGCTCCAGTTCTTCAGCAAGGTTCTGGCCCAAGTGCAACACCCGCTCCTGCATTACCTCAACGTCCACAGACCCGTGCAG AAACTTCTCCGACTTGGTGGGACAGTTCCTGGATCCCTCACAGAAAAGGAGGAGGTGCAGTTCACCACTGTCCTCTGCTCGAAGATCCAGCAGGACCCAGCGCTGCTCACCTACATCCTAGAA GGTAAAAAGACTATTGGTAGGAAGGCATCCAGAGAAGCCACCGCCCCTCTGAGAGAGGCAGCCAGTGTCAGGGACAAGGACCGCCCGCACATCAAGGCTCCCGACAAGGGTACCTGCGGGGCCTGGGCCTCAAGCGCCCAGCTGCCTGCTGAGACCGAGGAGCCAGATGGAGCGATTGGGGAGAGCAGCCTCATTACCACCCTGATTGGCTTGTGCAAGAGCAAG AAAGGTCGGGTGGCCCTGAAGGCCCGGGAGAACCTGCTGCTCCTGGTAAGCGTGGCGTCCCAGGCGGCCGCTGCCTACCTGGTACAGAGCAGCCCTTGTTGTCCTGCCATCGTCGAGTACCTCTGCCAGCTGTACCAGTCTCTACCCAGCTCCCTGGACCCTGCAGACATTGCTGCTTTAGAGGGCATCAGCTGGAG GTTACCCAGCGCCCCGTCTGATGAGGCTTCCTTCCCCGGCAAGGAGGCCTTGGCTGCGTTTTTGGGCTGGTTTGACTACTGTGACCACCTCATCACAGAGGCACACACG GTGGTTTCGGATGCCTTGGCAAAGGCTGTGGCTGAGAAGTTATTTGTGGAAATTCTGCAGCCCCAGCTCCTACACGT GTCCGAACAGAGTGTCCTGATGTCCACTGCCCTGCTCACAGTCATGCTGCGCCAGCTCCGCTCCCCGGCGCTGCTGCGGGAGGCTGTGGCCTTCCTCCTGGGCATGGACCAGCAGCCTGCAGCCCCTGAGGACAGCCCCCGCACCCTGTGCGCCCACCTCATCAGGCACTGTGACCACCTCTCTGATGAG ATCAGCATCGCCACACTGCGGCTGTTTGAGGAGCTACTGCAGAAGCCCCATGAGCACATTGTCCGGAGCCTGATCCTGTGCCACCTGGAGGGCCGTTCTTACGTGGCCCGTGGCTCGCCTGAGCCCGAGAGCTATGAGGACACCCT AGATCTAGAGGAAGATCCCTACTTCACTGACAGCTTCCTCGACTCTGGCTTTCAGCCCTCCGTGAAGCCTCCCCCGGCCCCTGCCACCAACCCCGATGGCAAGACAGCGGTGACTGAGATTGTCAACAG TTTCCTCTGCCTCGTTCCTGAGGAAGCCAAGACATCGGCCTTCCTGGAGGAGACGGGATATGACACTTACGTCCACGATGCTTATGGACTG TTCCAGGAATGCAGCTCCCGAGTGACACCCTGGGGCTGGCCactggctcccccacccctggaccCCCATGAACCTGAACGGCCTTTCTTTGAGGGTCCCTTCCTCCAAATGCTGTTTGACCGCATGTCCCGGATTTTAGAACAG CCATACAGCCTGAACCTGCAGGTGACCTCAGTCCTGTCCCGGCTCgccctcttcccccacccccttatCCATGAGTACCTCCTGGATCCCTACACCAACTTGGCCCCTGGCTGCCGAAGCCTGTTCTCTGTGCTCGTCAGG GTGATCGGGGACTTGATGCAGAGAATTCAGAGGGTGCCCCAGTTCCCAGGCAAACTGCTCCTGGTGCGCAGGCAGCTGATGGGCCAAGTCCCTGGGGAGCA GCTGGACCACCAGACCTTCCTCCAGGGCGTGGTCGTCCTGGAGGAATTCTGCAAGGAGCTGGCTGCCATTGCTTTCGTCAAGTTCCCCCCACACGGTCCTCACCTGCACCCCTCCAAACCTCCGGAAGGGCATGTCTGA
- the NUDT18 gene encoding 8-oxo-dGDP phosphatase NUDT18 — MASEGLRGALTAVLGGRGLLVQNYDSGPAGEPPAPVRLRKNVCYVVLAVFLNEQDEVLLVQEAKKECRGSWYLPAGRMEPGETIVEALQREVKEEAGLQCEPLTLLSVEERGPSWIRFAFLTRPTGGILKTSKEADAESLQAGWYPRTSLPTPLRAQDILHLVDLAAQYRQRARHPLLLPQELPCSLVCQRLVATFTSIQTVWVLAGTVGTPHLPVTACGFAPMEQRGGIKMAVLRLLQECLSLHHLAVETKGLLGLQHLGKGLTDGVCMNVLVTVAFRNPGLQNEPPKVRGENFFWWKVVEEDLQNQLLQRLRDSSVVPINR; from the exons ATGGCTTCGGAAGGCCTGAGAGGGGCGCTGACGGCCGTGTTGGGGGGCCGGGGGCTGCTCGTGCAGAACTATGATTCGGGACCGGCTGGGGAGCCGCCGGCGCCGGTGCGGCTGCGGAAGAATGTCTGCTACGTGGTGCTGGCCGTGTTTCTCAACGAGCAG GATGAGGTGCTACTGGTCCAGGAGGCCAAGAAGGAGTGCCGTGGGTCGTGGTACCTTCCTGCGGGGCGGATGGAGCCTGGGGAGACCATTGTGGAGGCGCTGCAGCGGGAGGTGAAGGAGGAGGCCGGGCTGCAGTGTGAGCCTCTGACGTTGCTGTCTGTGGAGGAGCGGGGCCCCTCCTGGATCCGCTTCGCATTCCTCACCCGCCCCACAG GTGGAATTCTCAAGACTTCCAAGGAAGCAGATGCAGAGTCCCTACAGGCTGGCTGGTACCCACGAACCTCACTGCCTACCCCACTGCGGGCCCAGGACATTCTTCATCTGGTCGACCTCGCTGCCCAGTATCGCCAGCGAGCCAggcaccctctcctccttccccaagaGCTTCCCTGCAGTCTGGTCTGCCAGCGGCTCGTGGCCACCTTCACCAGCATCCAGACAGTGTGGGTGTTGGCAGGCACAGTGGGGACGCCTCACTTGCCCGTCACCGCCTGTGGCTTTGCTCCCATGGAGCAGAGGGGCGGCATCAAGATGGCCGTCCTGCGGCTGCTACAGGAGTGTCTGAGCCTGCACCACTTGGCAGTAGAGACCAAGGGGCTGCTTGGACTGCAACATCTGGGCAAAGGCCTAACGGATGGCGTCTGCATGAACGTGCTGGTCACCGTGGCTTTTCGGAATCCAGGCCTCCAAAACGAGCCCCCAAAGGTTCGGGGTGAGAACTTCTTTTGGTGGAAGGTGGTGGAGGAAGACCTGCAAAACCAGCTTTTACAGCGGCTTCGGGACTCGTCTGTCGTCCCAATCAACAGATAG